In Nicotiana tabacum cultivar K326 chromosome 17, ASM71507v2, whole genome shotgun sequence, one DNA window encodes the following:
- the LOC107769100 gene encoding uncharacterized protein LOC107769100 produces MVKAVVGEEIQLKLAENRLGKSGLPSQVGLVIGNLSSKLDRGFLFDLIPTPPNDDGKPACSIISGSVKDDRKKTLKGKLQPDSSALFIDKDWVAEHARQVGRMLLGGMKVVGIYVWTNESSFKNSTITLCQTAKAVSEAAPLLEVDWDERLLVHIGYSPLRWTCRNCSLASNITSSSLRPCDFKMGKVLSTLQAFRCTFNFDLRLPISEGLISKRLADILHHGISIHANELKSAKALIDGKLAIEDEQFDSGGLHDVEFLLPFTEDKYLEACRQKEVIGLLVFSGSICSYAYSNSKEPVSQALTDIKEDIIKSLRSRLDIMCDEADRESDSKDDKTEESSNHILNGSAVLQLDLQLLRKECSLSFPRRVFLPWLADTFLCDYIQPSESVEVLKDHFAELMSIEFPNDSAKILEPETEASALVSTTTKSFREVSTPYLLLPKPDNSLSRQNRAGTSLGSDQKSTKPASFSFTIAVSVLVISIILGVVLFVIRSS; encoded by the exons ATGGTGAAAGCAGTAGTGGGAGAAGAAATACAGCTCAAATTAGCTGAAAATCGGCTTGGCAAATCTGGACTTCCTTCTCAG GTAGGGCTTGTAATTGGGAATTTGAGTTCGAAATTAGATCGAGGATTCCTATTTGATTTAATCCCAACGCCGCCAAACGACGACGGTAAACCGGCCTGTTCCATAATCAGCGGCAGCGTAAAAGATGATCGGAAAAAGACATTGAAAGGGAAGTTGCAGCCTGATTCTTCGGCATTGTTCATTGACAAAGATTGGGTTGCTGAACACGCTCGTCAG GTTGGGAGAATGCTATTGGGTGGCATGAAGGTGGTTGGCATTTATGTCTGGACCAATGAGAGCTCATTCAAAAATTCAACCATCACACTTTGTCAG ACTGCAAAAGCAGTTTCTGAAGCGGCCCCTCTGTTGGAAGTGGATTGGGACGAGAGATTGCTTGTTCACATTGGTTACAGTCCCTTGAG GTGGACTTGTCGAAATTGCTCGCTGGCTTCAAATATTACGTCAAGCAGTCTACGACCTTGTGACTTTAAAATGGGAAAAGTTCTTAGTACCCTTCAGGCATTCAGATGCACATTTAACTTTGATTTAAG GTTGCCCATTTCCGAGGGTTTAATTAGCAAAAGATTGGCTGACATTCTTCATCATGGAATTTCAATTCATGCCAATGAGCTTAAAAGTGCCAAGGCATTGATTGATGGGAAATTG gCAATTGAAGATGAGCAATTTGATTCAGGCGGCTTACATGATGTTGAATTCCTCCTACCTTTCACGGAAGATAAGTATTTGGAAG CATGCAGACAAAAGGAGGTAATAGGTCTTCTAGTCTTTAGTGGCTCTATCTGCTCCTATGCTTACTCAAATTCGAAGGAACCAGTTTCTCAAGCTTTGACTGACATAAAG GAAGACATAATTAAGAGTCTAAGAAGCAGATTAGATATCATGTGTGATGAGGCAGACAGAGAATCAGATTCTAAAGATGACAAAACTGAAGAGAGCAGCAACCACATATTGAATGGGAGTGCAGTTCTGCAACTTGATTTACAGTTACTGAG AAAAGAGTGCAGCCTGTCATTTCCtcgaagagtatttctaccctGGCTGGCTGATACATTCCTTTGTGACTACATACAACCGTCTGAATCAGTTGAG GTTCTCAAGGATCATTTTGCCGAGCTCATGTCTATAGAGTTCCCGAACGATTCTGCCAAGATCTTGGAGCCTGAAACTGAAGCTTCTGCATTGGTATCTACCACAACAAAATCGTTTAGGGAGGTGTCAACTCCATATTTGTTGCTACCAAAGCCAGACAATTCACTCTCAAGGCAGAATAGAGCTGGTACGAGCTTGGGAAGTGACCAGAAATCTACGAAGCCAGCTAGTTTTAGCTTCACGATTGCTGTTTCGGTTCTTGTTATATCAATTATTCTAGGAGTTGTGCTATTTGTTATCAGGTCATCCTAG